In one Pyxidicoccus xibeiensis genomic region, the following are encoded:
- a CDS encoding sensor histidine kinase, translating to MRLRSPLLLPLLLALAAALRPHDAAATSLRHYAYTHLPVNDGAPADIWTLEQAPTGYLWLGTGMGLYRFDGIRFDRYPLREGQRVPPSNINALKVLPDGDIWLGFFAGGAARLRDGRATLFGPREGMPPGRVLRFASTPDGALWAAAAGGLARYEAGQWQVVGQDWGYDDGAADYVYVDRRGVLWVCTPRRLVFLRPGERRFQDTGESISRDAVLAEAPDGRLWLSEELQGTRPLPDHAGSTAPASPVAPPAPGVRAPVYARAKQLLFARDGSLWLTVWGAGVWRLPSPGNIPAGRGLSPSDPLEKFDQPDGLASPVVVPVIEDTEGTVWVGTNAGLAGFQKKRLQDIPELSSSSYGGFMLAVRNTQVLVGNRQTALLVDPPAPPRAYEGPLPTLTATYAADGAVYWFNRGQVFRRAGDMLRQFSRPAGTVLAVVPNGADGVWLSIVGQGVFAATPEGIQRERRFGDSPAPYAMARGPGNEVWLAFEDEVVRWSGDHPTRYGPGDGLAIGRATTIHATDRNLLVAGESGVARFDGRRFSTILESRDPAFGLISGIIDSLDGDLWMNGGRGVVQVKAGDIERMFSQPGGELNYRLLDWRDGLPGIAMQAGLVPTAVRDQRGRLWFTTNRGVAWLDPATLLRNERPPRTEIQSVRAGDRTYLAGDGLRLPEGTQSVTLRYTAVTLAAADRARFRYRLEGVDGEWHDGGSRREATYANLTHGRYRFRVVSSNADGVWDDTGATLDFTIQPTLVQTKAFAAACVAALLAIAWSAYRMRARAIEKQVQLRLEERHRERERIARELHDTLLQGVQGMVLQFDSVARRIVDPELNQTMERALVKAEDLITTARDRVSELRTTDGPLGASLAVAARELTGEKLLVNVSVTGDERPLRAAVRDELLMIAREAVANAVRHAKARTLAVSLTYGARRLSLCIKDDGVGVDPSHASHDGKPGRYGIRGMFERARRLGGTLRIRGAPEGGTEVDVSLPVAAAYAEAPSGRASGRLRRWMKRFKTARSE from the coding sequence ATGCGTCTCCGATCGCCCCTTCTCCTCCCCCTGCTGCTCGCACTGGCCGCGGCGCTGCGCCCTCACGACGCCGCGGCCACGTCCCTCCGCCACTACGCCTATACCCACCTCCCGGTGAACGACGGCGCGCCCGCCGACATCTGGACGCTGGAGCAGGCACCCACGGGCTACCTCTGGCTCGGCACCGGCATGGGCCTCTATCGCTTCGATGGCATCCGGTTCGACCGCTATCCGCTGCGCGAGGGACAGCGGGTGCCCCCCTCCAACATCAACGCGCTGAAGGTGCTGCCCGACGGCGACATCTGGCTGGGCTTCTTCGCCGGAGGCGCGGCGCGGCTGCGTGATGGCCGCGCCACCCTCTTCGGCCCGCGCGAGGGGATGCCGCCCGGCCGTGTGCTGAGGTTCGCCAGCACCCCGGATGGTGCGCTCTGGGCCGCCGCCGCTGGCGGGCTGGCCCGGTATGAGGCAGGGCAATGGCAGGTCGTGGGCCAGGACTGGGGCTACGACGATGGCGCCGCGGATTATGTCTACGTCGATCGCCGCGGCGTGCTCTGGGTCTGCACGCCACGCCGTCTGGTCTTCCTCCGTCCCGGGGAGCGGCGGTTCCAGGACACGGGAGAGAGCATCTCGCGGGATGCCGTGCTCGCGGAGGCTCCCGACGGCCGGCTCTGGCTGAGCGAGGAGCTCCAGGGGACGCGCCCGCTGCCGGACCATGCCGGGTCCACCGCCCCCGCGTCTCCCGTGGCTCCGCCAGCGCCGGGCGTGAGAGCGCCTGTCTACGCGCGGGCGAAGCAGCTGCTGTTCGCCCGCGACGGCAGCCTCTGGCTCACCGTCTGGGGAGCTGGCGTCTGGCGGCTGCCATCCCCAGGCAACATTCCGGCCGGTCGCGGCCTGAGCCCCTCGGATCCGCTGGAGAAGTTCGATCAGCCCGATGGACTGGCCTCCCCGGTGGTGGTGCCGGTCATCGAGGACACCGAGGGCACCGTGTGGGTGGGTACGAACGCTGGGCTGGCGGGCTTCCAGAAGAAGCGCTTGCAGGACATCCCCGAGCTGTCGTCCTCGTCTTACGGAGGCTTCATGCTCGCGGTGCGCAACACCCAGGTGTTGGTGGGCAATCGGCAGACCGCGCTGCTGGTGGACCCCCCCGCCCCACCTCGTGCCTACGAGGGTCCATTGCCGACCCTCACGGCCACCTACGCCGCCGATGGCGCGGTGTATTGGTTCAACAGAGGGCAGGTGTTCCGGCGCGCGGGCGACATGCTGCGGCAGTTCTCACGTCCCGCCGGTACCGTGCTGGCAGTCGTCCCGAACGGCGCGGACGGCGTGTGGCTGTCCATCGTCGGCCAGGGGGTCTTCGCCGCCACCCCCGAGGGCATCCAGCGCGAGCGGCGGTTCGGCGACAGCCCCGCGCCCTACGCCATGGCGCGCGGTCCGGGCAACGAGGTCTGGCTGGCGTTCGAGGACGAAGTGGTCCGGTGGTCCGGTGACCACCCGACCCGCTACGGCCCAGGCGATGGGCTGGCGATTGGCCGTGCCACCACCATCCACGCGACGGACAGGAACCTGCTGGTCGCCGGCGAGAGCGGAGTCGCCCGCTTCGACGGCCGGCGCTTCTCGACGATTCTGGAGAGCCGGGACCCCGCCTTCGGTCTCATCAGCGGCATCATCGACTCGCTCGATGGGGACCTGTGGATGAACGGCGGGCGGGGCGTGGTCCAGGTGAAGGCTGGCGACATCGAGAGGATGTTCTCCCAGCCCGGCGGTGAGCTGAACTACCGCCTGCTCGACTGGCGCGACGGGCTGCCCGGCATCGCCATGCAGGCGGGGCTGGTGCCCACGGCGGTGAGGGACCAGCGCGGCCGGCTGTGGTTCACCACCAACCGCGGTGTCGCGTGGCTGGACCCGGCCACGCTGCTCAGGAACGAGCGCCCACCCCGGACCGAAATCCAGAGCGTGCGGGCCGGGGACCGGACCTATCTCGCCGGAGACGGCCTGCGGCTGCCGGAGGGCACCCAGAGCGTGACGCTGCGCTACACCGCCGTCACGCTGGCGGCGGCGGACCGGGCCCGCTTCCGCTACCGGCTGGAGGGCGTGGACGGCGAGTGGCACGACGGCGGGTCGCGGCGCGAGGCGACCTACGCCAACCTCACCCACGGCCGCTATCGATTCCGCGTCGTCTCCTCCAACGCGGATGGCGTGTGGGATGACACTGGCGCCACGCTGGACTTCACCATCCAGCCCACCCTTGTCCAGACAAAGGCCTTCGCCGCGGCTTGCGTGGCCGCGCTGCTGGCCATTGCCTGGAGCGCGTACCGGATGCGCGCCCGCGCCATCGAGAAACAGGTCCAGCTGCGGCTGGAGGAGCGCCACCGCGAGCGGGAGCGGATTGCCCGGGAGCTGCACGACACGCTGCTCCAGGGCGTCCAGGGCATGGTGCTTCAGTTCGACAGCGTCGCCAGGCGCATCGTCGACCCCGAGCTCAACCAGACGATGGAGCGCGCGCTCGTGAAGGCCGAGGACCTGATTACCACCGCGCGCGACCGGGTCTCCGAGCTGCGCACGACGGACGGGCCGCTCGGCGCGTCACTCGCGGTCGCGGCGCGGGAGCTGACCGGGGAGAAGCTCCTCGTCAACGTCTCCGTCACCGGCGACGAACGGCCGCTGCGCGCCGCCGTCCGCGACGAGCTGCTCATGATTGCCCGGGAGGCGGTGGCCAACGCGGTACGCCACGCCAAGGCCCGGACCCTCGCCGTGTCCCTCACTTATGGCGCGCGGCGCTTGAGCCTGTGCATCAAGGATGACGGCGTGGGCGTGGACCCCAGCCATGCCAGCCATGACGGCAAGCCGGGCCGCTACGGCATCAGGGGCATGTTCGAGCGCGCCAGGCGGCTGGGAGGCACGCTGCGCATCCGCGGTGCGCCGGAGGGCGGTACGGAGGTGGACGTGTCGCTCCCCGTGGCGGCCGCCTACGCGGAAGCTCCGTCCGGCCGCGCATCCGGGCGGCTGCGCCGGTGGATGAAGCGGTTCAAGACGGCCAGGTCTGAATGA
- the tssI gene encoding type VI secretion system tip protein TssI/VgrG, translating to MSRHSSPAFTVKIGAYGSDVLSVSGLSGTERMSRPFDFRVDFFTRDGEPLAVAGLMGKDALVTVAVRDGLSRFVHGQVRTIESLGLKTGRQRYRAHVVPKLWRLTQVHRSRIFQGKSVPDILKAVLGEMGVEVRLALSGSYATREYCVQYRESDFAFLSRLMEWEGIFYFFEHTEVGHTLVLGDKSSAHAPLPQGGTLPLRPSLGKEVVETEYVSALEVVHRLRPGAVHLKDYDFEKPTLDVSGKTKAAEGVAALEQYDYPAGYVAPGVGKAAATVRQEEAGVGGRTLVGAAVAPRMTPGYLLEVESPEDGTFAGEYLITEVVHSGVQPDVTSGSEALQGLYRNQFQLLPKAVLTENDKDQQLGGYEDLLVKKNRSRTVEGNQQLTVLLDDAGVVEGNQTLLVQKDRHTSTGGDHDEAVRGNQAMTVGLALNVMVVQGAMESVGAAKATTIGGGYSVNVGLAYNEATGGMRSMQVGGAHWAAVAGSRQESIAASARIKVGGNSWTEADASVSLVVGKDFKVESGAKSYEKADGEAVMMAKSFDVKADKFVIAVGGKVALQVEKSGKVQFFGKNITLKEG from the coding sequence ATGTCACGGCACAGCTCGCCTGCGTTCACCGTAAAGATTGGTGCGTACGGCTCCGATGTTCTGAGCGTCTCAGGGCTCTCCGGAACGGAACGCATGAGCCGGCCGTTCGACTTCCGCGTGGACTTCTTCACCAGGGATGGTGAGCCGCTGGCGGTAGCCGGCCTGATGGGCAAGGACGCGTTGGTGACGGTGGCGGTACGCGATGGCCTCTCGCGGTTCGTACATGGCCAGGTGCGTACGATTGAGTCGCTGGGGCTGAAGACCGGCCGCCAGCGGTACCGGGCGCATGTAGTGCCCAAGCTGTGGCGACTGACGCAGGTGCACCGAAGCCGCATCTTCCAGGGCAAGAGCGTGCCGGACATTCTCAAGGCGGTGCTGGGAGAAATGGGCGTCGAGGTAAGGTTGGCGCTCAGCGGCAGCTATGCGACGCGCGAGTACTGCGTGCAGTACCGCGAGAGCGACTTCGCCTTCCTGAGCCGGCTGATGGAGTGGGAGGGCATCTTCTACTTCTTCGAACACACGGAAGTGGGCCACACGCTCGTGCTGGGCGACAAGTCCAGCGCGCACGCGCCGCTGCCGCAGGGAGGGACGCTGCCCCTGAGGCCGAGCCTGGGCAAGGAGGTTGTCGAAACCGAGTACGTGTCGGCACTGGAGGTGGTGCACCGGCTGAGGCCGGGGGCAGTGCATCTGAAGGACTACGACTTCGAGAAGCCCACGCTGGACGTGTCGGGCAAGACCAAGGCGGCAGAGGGCGTTGCTGCGCTGGAGCAGTATGACTACCCGGCCGGCTACGTGGCGCCCGGGGTGGGCAAGGCCGCGGCCACCGTGCGGCAGGAGGAGGCGGGCGTGGGCGGGCGCACGCTGGTGGGAGCAGCGGTGGCGCCCCGGATGACGCCCGGGTACCTGCTGGAGGTGGAATCGCCGGAGGACGGCACCTTCGCGGGCGAGTACCTCATCACCGAGGTGGTTCACTCGGGCGTGCAGCCGGACGTGACGAGCGGAAGCGAGGCCCTGCAGGGGCTCTACCGCAACCAGTTCCAGTTGCTGCCCAAGGCGGTGCTCACCGAGAACGACAAGGACCAGCAGTTGGGCGGCTACGAGGACCTGCTGGTGAAGAAGAATCGCAGCCGCACCGTGGAGGGCAATCAGCAGCTCACCGTTCTGCTCGATGACGCGGGCGTGGTGGAAGGCAACCAGACCCTGCTGGTGCAGAAGGACCGGCACACCTCCACGGGCGGGGACCACGACGAGGCAGTGCGCGGCAACCAGGCCATGACGGTGGGCCTGGCGCTCAACGTCATGGTGGTCCAGGGCGCGATGGAGAGCGTGGGCGCGGCGAAGGCCACCACCATCGGGGGCGGCTACAGCGTCAATGTGGGGCTGGCGTACAACGAGGCCACGGGCGGGATGCGCTCCATGCAGGTGGGCGGCGCGCACTGGGCCGCGGTGGCGGGCTCGCGCCAGGAGTCGATTGCCGCGAGTGCGCGCATCAAGGTGGGCGGCAACTCCTGGACCGAGGCGGACGCTTCGGTCTCGCTCGTTGTCGGCAAGGACTTCAAGGTGGAGTCGGGCGCGAAGTCCTACGAGAAGGCCGATGGCGAGGCCGTGATGATGGCGAAGTCCTTCGACGTGAAGGCCGACAAGTTCGTCATCGCCGTCGGCGGCAAGGTCGCCTTGCAGGTCGAGAAGTCCGGCAAGGTCCAGTTCTTTGGAAAGAACATCACGCTGAAGGAAGGCTGA